AGGGTCTGCTGCCTTCAGGTGTGGGTTTCCTGTCCCTTGGCTGGAGCGTCCCTTTGGTACGGGGAGGAAGCGGGCGCTGAGCGAGGCTGTGCGTGCAGCCCCGGGCAGGAGAACAAAAACCAGCATCCCTTCTGGAGGTGGTGCCAGGAGCACGGGTTCCTGGCTGTCCTTCTTTGCTGCCTCTTTGCTCAAAGACAGCACAGGTCCCCACAGCTGTCAGTACCTCGGGACAGCTGAAGCCTTGCAGCGTGTGTGTGAAACACAACTGACACGCGGCATCAGCCCGCCTGCAGGCAGCcaagcagctcccagcatcACCTTTTGCCTTCCAACCTTCGCTTTCCGGgcaaggcagggagcagcccggATCCGTGCTGCTGGTTGCACCGGCGCTGCGTGGCGGTGAGTCAGGCCGGCTCGTCCCCTGCTGGAACCACCGAGCAATTTAGGGCTTCGTTTGCAGAAAGCTGTGTTTAAACTCACGCCACGAAGGTCAGAAAGTCGCGCTCGACGAGCAGTGCCACCATTTGGGTCGCCCGTGTAATTTGAATTTGGCTTCCATTACACTGCCGTGTTCAGTGACGCAGCCTTTAATAACACCATCCCATGCTGTTTTTCCACTGGCACCTGCTCattcggggaaaaaaaaaggctgtggtgctgaggggGTGAATCAGAggcagcagcggggctgggTGGCGGCACGTCCGCGCGGGGCACCCCGGGGTGTGCCGTGGGAGATGCCAGCATCCCTCTGTCTGTAACGCGGGCACGCATCGGTGTCGCTGCCCTCCCACCgggacccccagccctgctgtgctcccgTTGCCGTCTCCCTGGGTCCCTTTCCCCTGGTGGGGTGCCCGTGTCCCCCTGTGGCTGGCTGACCCGGCCCCGCTCTGCTCGCTCTTGCCGCAGGGGGTCGGTTTTGCAGCGGGAAGCGCGCCGGTCTGCCGGCCCAGCGGCCCTTCCCCGTCATCCAGAAGGTGGTGGCATCCATGGCGcacctgcaggaggagaagctgcggctgcaggaggagctgctggctctgcaggagAAACTGGCTGCCCGCGAGAGCGAGGAGATCGCTGCCTCCGTCCAGCTGCGAGGGCAGGTAGGGGGGCTTTGGGCACGCTCTGGGCTTCCAGCTGTGGGTTGTGATGTGTAGAGCGTAGCTCAGGGTGCCGGAGCTGTCTGGAGTGAGGAGCAGCGGGTGTCGGTGTCGgtgcttgctgtgctgctgtgggcaggggcTGGCCTCACTGCTGACCCCCTGATGTTTCTCGAGCCGGTGCAGACACAGCTGTGGATGCGAGGACCTTCCTCATTACAGGGAGATTGAAACCCAGGCTGCTAATAAAGGGATTTGCATGTGGATGTTGTGGAAGCTATTACAGTCAGGTTTGGCTTGTTCCACTGGTGTCAAAAAGGTGGATGTAATTGTCCTGGATCTGGTTGGCATAGTCTGCATGACACAAGCAGGACAGGCAGCTGGCGTGCCGGGGCTGCGCAGCACGGGGTGAACCTGGGCTCCGTGAGCTCAGTGATGGCCGGGCCGTgcctcagcccccagcccactGCCAAGgagtccctgagcagcctggagAGCGGACTGCAGCCGGAGCTGCCCGAGGAGGTAGGGcagggggctgtgctggtgtaGCGGGGCACTGcgctggggagcagagggagcagctcctctcccCCATGAGCTTTCGCTTGGCACGTGGCTGGGGCCTTCCAGCTGCGTGTGTGGGGCGGTGTGCTTTTCCGTGAGGTTTATCCTTGAGGTTCTGGAAGGTGCGGGGACGTGGTCGGGGCTGGAAGCACGGGGGGAGCGCAGCCCTGCGGTGCGCCGTTCATCTGAGCAGGAGGGTGGTGGTGGCTTAGCCGTGGCTCCACGCCCCCCTCCTCCCATCCGGAGCACCGCCGGGCTGTGCTGAGAGAGGGCTGAGGGGCAGCGGAGGAGGGGTTGAGTTGAGGTCCTGGCTCCGGGAGCAGCCTCTGCCGCCGGCACACGCGGAGGTGCGCTCGGGCAGCTCGCCGCGCCGCCGTCTCCGCAAGGGAGTGGCTTATAACTTATCATAATTAATTACAGCACAATGTGAGCGCGTTTGTGTGTGTTGTAAATCAGCAGCTCCTAAATGACGATCCGCGGAGGGTCAGAAAAGGCCGCGGTCGTTTGCGTGGGGCGACAGCCTCAGGCTCCctggggcggggggcggcgcggTGCCTCAGAGCGGTCAGAGGGGAATCCCTTCCCGGGGAGCGGAGCGTTGGGGGGCACGGCTCTGTGCTTCCAGCGGAGCCTCCCCGTGCGTGCAGGTTGAAAACTTGAAGGCGAACCTCCGGGAGCAGGCGCAGGAGATCGGCAGGCTGCGCTCCGAGATGGTGAGCTCGCCGGCAGGGGGTGAGTGGGTGCAGGGGGCTGCTGGCGGGGCTCCCATCACACGCTGACCCTGCGCAGGGTGGCACGGATGCGGAGAAGCACCGGGACCTGCTGGCGGCTGAGAATGAGCGGCTGCGGCAGGAGATGAAGGCGCGTGAAGGGGAGCTGCGGGAGCTGCGGCGGCAGCAGGCGGCGTGCCGGGACTGCACCCACCTCCAGGTGAGCTGCGGGTGACCGGTGGGGCCGTGGGTGCCACGGCCTCGGCTGAGCCCGCCTTGTGGCCAGGAGAGCGCCGGGCTGCAGGAGCggctgtgccagctgcagaGGGAGGCGGAGGAGGCCCGAGCCAAGCTGgcggagctggagctggaggtgcAGCAGAAGACGAACCGCCTGGCCGAGGTGGAGCTGCGGCTCAAGGATTCGCTGGCCGAGAGAGcgcaggaggaggagaggctcAGCCGGCGGCTGCGGGACAGCCAGGAGACCATCGCCAGCCTcagggctcagccccagcagatAAAGGTGAGCGCTGCGGGGCTGTGCCTCCTGCCGGCTGTGTGACAGCGCCCCGCATCAGCGCTGCGGTGccgctctgctgctctgctcatcGTCCCCCTCCGGGTGACCTCGGTCCGTAACGCACCATCGTCTGTGGGGGCTTTGTGCAGTACGTCATCAAGACGGTGGAGGTGGAGTCAGCCAAGGCGAAGCAGGCCCTGTGCGAGAGCCAGTCCCGAAACCAGtacctgcaggagcaggtgggGATGCAGAGGCAGGTGCTGAAGGagatggagcagcagctgcagagctcccagaAGACGGCGGCTCAGCTCCGGGCGCAGGTAGGGGTCTGCAGGCGCAGCAGTGCAGCGGTGCGAACCAGGCGGGCACCTGGGACTGATGTGCATGCATTGCCTTACCCCACCGATCCCCCCAGATTGCCATGTACGAGACAGAGCTGGAGCGGGCCCACGGGCAGATGCTGGAGGAGATGCAGGCGATGGAGGACGAGAAGAACCGTGCCATCGAGGAGGCGTTTTCCCGTGCCCAAGTGGAGATGAAGGCGGTGCATGAGAACCTGGCGGGTGAGGAGGGCTCGTGGGGCTCACGGGGTCGGGGCCGCTCGGCCTCCCCCCGTGCTGGGGCCGCCCATCCTCACCCCGTGCTGCCCGCAGGCGTGCGGACCAACCTGCTGACGCTGCAGCCGGCGCTGCGCACCCTCACCCACGACTACAACAGCCTGAAGCGGCAGGTGCGGGACTTCCCCCTGCTCCTCCAGGAGACCCTGCGGAGCGCCAGGGCCGAGGTGAGCCCGGGGTCAGCCCACAGCCCCTCTCCCTGCGCGGTGCGGGCGGGCGGCTGAGCTTTGTGCTTCACCCAGATCGGACAAGCCATTGAGGAGGTGAACAGCACCAACCGGGAGCTGCTGCGCAAGTACCGCCGGGAGCTGCAGCTCCGCAAGAAGTGCCACAACGAGCTGGTGCGGCTGAAAggtgcggcggggccgggctgcggggacGGCCGGGCACCACGGCGGGGCTGACGCTGCCTCTGCTCCCCCCCCAAGGGAACATCCGCGTCTTCGGGAGAGTCCGCCCCATCACTAAGGAGGATGGAGAGGGCCCGGAGGCGGTCAGCGCGGTGACATTCGATGCGGATGACGACGCCGTCCTGCACCTCCTGCACAAGGGGAAGCAGGTGTCCTTTGAGCTGGACAAGGTGTTTCCCCCGCAGGCGTCCCAGGAGGAGGTGGGTGCTGCCTCGCACTGCTAATATGCATGACAGCCCGGGGAGGGCCGTGGGACCGCCCCTCGATGCCCTCTGGTTCCCTGCAGGTGTTTCAAGAGGTTCAGGCCCTGGTCACCTCCTGCATCGATGGGTACAACGTCTGCATTTTTGCCTACGGACAGACAGGGGCAGGGAAGACGTACACGATGGAGGTGAATTTGCCTGACTTTGCCTCCCTCTTCTTCCTTGCCTTCCCGCTCTGTGATGCCCTCTGTGCCCCGGGTCTCAGTGCCATCGCTAACCCAGGCTGGGTGCTGATCCTGGCTGTTGCCGCAACCCCCGAGATTTGCTTCTGCTCAGCTGCATCGGAAAGAAGCACAGAGGATCATTTCTCTCCCTGTTCACCAGGGAACCTCTGCAAACCCAGGCATCAACCAGcgggccctgcagctgctcttctccGAGGTGCGGAGCAAGGCGGCCGACTGGGACTACGCCATCAGCGTCAGCGTGGCCGAGATCTACAACGAGGCACTCAGGTATGATGGATGCGAGCCCTTGGCTGGGGCACAGCGTCACGTGGAGCCCTCGGGGCTCAGCTTTGACCGTGTAAGGAAGCGCCAATCTGGGCCCCGTCTCCCTTGGAGCTGTTTCTGCTTATTTGGGCTCCCCCCGCTTCCTCCGCCGGGCTCCAAACACCTTCCCCTTGGCCCGGCTCCCCGGCCTCAGCCGTTATATTTAGAAACCGTGCTCTGGGAGCCAAGGGAATGAGAAACATTTTCCTGCCCTGCCCGGAcgctgggagctgggggagtGACGGCAGCAGCCGCGGGGGCTCTCTGGCAGCACAGGGTCCGGCGCAGGCCCTGAGTGCACATCTGCATCGTGCTGCACCTCTGGAAGCAGCGTGCTCTGACCGGGTGGGAGATGGGTGCTGATGTGTTCCCCCTCGCAGGGACCTGCTGGGGAAGGAACCCCAGGAGAAGCTGGAGATCAAGCTGTGCCCTGATGGCAGCGGGCAGCTCTACGTACCCGGACTGACTGAGTTCAGCGTGCAGAGCGTGGAGGACATCAACAAGGTGAGGCACGGAGCCGGCAGTCGTCCCACGGTGCATTGCTGGCTCTGTGGCATTGTCCCTGGATGGGGGGGGTGGAACAGAGCCCAGAATAGACCCTGGGTGCGCTGCAGGGggtcagaaataaaagcacGGGGCCCGGGTGGGTGTTGGGATGGGCGGATCGCAGTCTcaccccctcctcacccccagGTCTTCGAGTTCGGCCACGTCAACCGCGTGACGGAGTGCACCAACCTGAACGAGCACAGCTCCCGCTCCCACGCGCTGCTCATCGTCACCGTCCGCGGCCTCGACCGCAGCACGGGGCTGCGCACCACGGGTGGGTGCAGTGCCcccggcggggctgcggggcggcgctGGCGGTGCTGACGTCCGTCTGTGCCCCCAGGGAAGCTGAACCTGGTGGACCTGGCGGGCTCGGAGCGCGTGGGGCGCTCGGGCGCGGAGGGCAGCCGGCTGCGCGAGGCGCAGTACATCAACAGGTCGCTGTCGGCGCTGGGGGACGTCATCTACGCGCTGCGCTCCCGCCAGGGCCACGTGCCCTTCCGCAACTCCAAGCTGACCTACCTGCTGCAGGACTCGCTCAGCGGGGACAGCAAGACCCTCATGATGGTGCAGGTCTGGGTTCCCCGTCCCCCATCCCCTGCGCTCCGTGCCACCTGCTGCGGTTTCTCTCTGCCGGTGACGGGGCCGTGCCCGCTGCAGACGGCGGCCGGGGGCTATCCTGGGGGCGGTGGGTTAATAATAGCAGCTCCCTGTCTCTGTTGAGCAGCGGGGCGGGGGGTTGTGGGTGACAGCTGGgtgatgtgctgctgctcccacccGCAGGTCTCCCCCGCCGAGAAGAACAGCAGTGAGACGCTGTGCTCCCTGAAGTTTGCTGAGCGTGTCCGCTCCGTGGAGCTGGGCCCTGTGTCCCGCAAGGCCGA
The sequence above is drawn from the Gallus gallus isolate bGalGal1 chromosome 11, bGalGal1.mat.broiler.GRCg7b, whole genome shotgun sequence genome and encodes:
- the KIFC2 gene encoding kinesin-like protein KIFC3 isoform X5, which codes for MSLEKAGGRFCSGKRAGLPAQRPFPVIQKVVASMAHLQEEKLRLQEELLALQEKLAARESEEIAASVQLRGQVENLKANLREQAQEIGRLRSEMGGTDAEKHRDLLAAENERLRQEMKAREGELRELRRQQAACRDCTHLQESAGLQERLCQLQREAEEARAKLAELELEVQQKTNRLAEVELRLKDSLAERAQEEERLSRRLRDSQETIASLRAQPQQIKYVIKTVEVESAKAKQALCESQSRNQYLQEQVGMQRQVLKEMEQQLQSSQKTAAQLRAQIAMYETELERAHGQMLEEMQAMEDEKNRAIEEAFSRAQVEMKAVHENLAGVRTNLLTLQPALRTLTHDYNSLKRQVRDFPLLLQETLRSARAEIGQAIEEVNSTNRELLRKYRRELQLRKKCHNELVRLKGNIRVFGRVRPITKEDGEGPEAVSAVTFDADDDAVLHLLHKGKQVSFELDKVFPPQASQEEVFQEVQALVTSCIDGYNVCIFAYGQTGAGKTYTMEGTSANPGINQRALQLLFSEVRSKAADWDYAISVSVAEIYNEALRDLLGKEPQEKLEIKLCPDGSGQLYVPGLTEFSVQSVEDINKVFEFGHVNRVTECTNLNEHSSRSHALLIVTVRGLDRSTGLRTTGKLNLVDLAGSERVGRSGAEGSRLREAQYINRSLSALGDVIYALRSRQGHVPFRNSKLTYLLQDSLSGDSKTLMMVQVSPAEKNSSETLCSLKFAERVRSVELGPVSRKAELVSWPSQEQLEGDLPGSSGRGHASPSPGLPSGRSTSIRRKLQTSGKLRPVPV
- the KIFC2 gene encoding kinesin-like protein KIFC3 isoform X1 translates to MHALGALAALSVLGWTKGSKRQSVALQSTGGLPGARRWAAGPGPQAQVLLERGQQPALVRTTEEPPASPCEPAVPGQAARTMSLEKAGGRFCSGKRAGLPAQRPFPVIQKVVASMAHLQEEKLRLQEELLALQEKLAARESEEIAASVQLRGQVENLKANLREQAQEIGRLRSEMGGTDAEKHRDLLAAENERLRQEMKAREGELRELRRQQAACRDCTHLQESAGLQERLCQLQREAEEARAKLAELELEVQQKTNRLAEVELRLKDSLAERAQEEERLSRRLRDSQETIASLRAQPQQIKYVIKTVEVESAKAKQALCESQSRNQYLQEQVGMQRQVLKEMEQQLQSSQKTAAQLRAQIAMYETELERAHGQMLEEMQAMEDEKNRAIEEAFSRAQVEMKAVHENLAGVRTNLLTLQPALRTLTHDYNSLKRQVRDFPLLLQETLRSARAEIGQAIEEVNSTNRELLRKYRRELQLRKKCHNELVRLKGNIRVFGRVRPITKEDGEGPEAVSAVTFDADDDAVLHLLHKGKQVSFELDKVFPPQASQEEVFQEVQALVTSCIDGYNVCIFAYGQTGAGKTYTMEGTSANPGINQRALQLLFSEVRSKAADWDYAISVSVAEIYNEALRDLLGKEPQEKLEIKLCPDGSGQLYVPGLTEFSVQSVEDINKVFEFGHVNRVTECTNLNEHSSRSHALLIVTVRGLDRSTGLRTTGKLNLVDLAGSERVGRSGAEGSRLREAQYINRSLSALGDVIYALRSRQGHVPFRNSKLTYLLQDSLSGDSKTLMMVQVSPAEKNSSETLCSLKFAERVRSVELGPVSRKAELVSWPSQEQLEGDLPGSSGRGHASPSPGLPSGRSTSIRRKLQTSGKLRPVPV
- the KIFC2 gene encoding kinesin-like protein KIFC3 isoform X3 gives rise to the protein MHALGALAALSVLGWTKGSKRQSVALQSTGGLPGARRWAAGPGPQAQVLLERGQQPALVRTTEEPPASPCEPAVPGQAARTMSLEKAGGRFCSGKRAGLPAQRPFPVIQKVVASMAHLQEEKLRLQEELLALQEKLAARESEEIAASVQLRGQVENLKANLREQAQEIGRLRSEMGGTDAEKHRDLLAAENERLRQEMKAREGELRELRRQQAACRDCTHLQESAGLQERLCQLQREAEEARAKLAELELEVQQKTNRLAEVELRLKDSLAERAQEEERLSRRLRDSQETIASLRAQPQQIKYVIKTVEVESAKAKQALCESQSRNQYLQEQVGMQRQVLKEMEQQLQSSQKTAAQLRAQIAMYETELERAHGQMLEEMQAMEDEKNRAIEEAFSRAQVEMKAVHENLAGVRTNLLTLQPALRTLTHDYNSLKRQVRDFPLLLQETLRSARAEIGQAIEEVNSTNRELLRKYRRELQLRKKCHNELVRLKGNIRVFGRVRPITKEDGEGPEAVSAVTFDADDDAVLHLLHKGKQVSFELDKVFPPQASQEEVFQEVQALVTSCIDGYNVCIFAYGQTGAGKTYTMEGTSANPGINQRALQLLFSEVRSKAADWDYAISVSVAEIYNEALRDLLGKEPQEKLEIKLCPDGSGQLYVPGLTEFSVQSVEDINKVFEFGHVNRVTECTNLNEHSSRSHALLIVTVRGLDRSTGLRTTGKLNLVDLAGSERVGRSGAEGSRLREAQYINRSLSALGDVIYALRSRQGHVPFRNSKLTYLLQDSLSGDSKTLMMVQVSPAEKNSSETLCSLKFAERVRSVELGPVSRKAELVSWPSQEQLEGDLPGSSGRGHASPSPGLPSGRSTSIRRKLQTSA
- the KIFC2 gene encoding kinesin-like protein KIFC3 isoform X2 gives rise to the protein MHALGALAALSVLGWTKGSKRQSVALQSTGGLPGARRWAAGPGPQAQVLLERGQQPALVRTTEEPPASPCEPAVPGQAARTMSLEKAGGRFCSGKRAGLPAQRPFPVIQKVVASMAHLQEEKLRLQEELLALQEKLAARESEEIAASVQLRGQVENLKANLREQAQEIGRLRSEMGGTDAEKHRDLLAAENERLRQEMKAREGELRELRRQQAACRDCTHLQSAGLQERLCQLQREAEEARAKLAELELEVQQKTNRLAEVELRLKDSLAERAQEEERLSRRLRDSQETIASLRAQPQQIKYVIKTVEVESAKAKQALCESQSRNQYLQEQVGMQRQVLKEMEQQLQSSQKTAAQLRAQIAMYETELERAHGQMLEEMQAMEDEKNRAIEEAFSRAQVEMKAVHENLAGVRTNLLTLQPALRTLTHDYNSLKRQVRDFPLLLQETLRSARAEIGQAIEEVNSTNRELLRKYRRELQLRKKCHNELVRLKGNIRVFGRVRPITKEDGEGPEAVSAVTFDADDDAVLHLLHKGKQVSFELDKVFPPQASQEEVFQEVQALVTSCIDGYNVCIFAYGQTGAGKTYTMEGTSANPGINQRALQLLFSEVRSKAADWDYAISVSVAEIYNEALRDLLGKEPQEKLEIKLCPDGSGQLYVPGLTEFSVQSVEDINKVFEFGHVNRVTECTNLNEHSSRSHALLIVTVRGLDRSTGLRTTGKLNLVDLAGSERVGRSGAEGSRLREAQYINRSLSALGDVIYALRSRQGHVPFRNSKLTYLLQDSLSGDSKTLMMVQVSPAEKNSSETLCSLKFAERVRSVELGPVSRKAELVSWPSQEQLEGDLPGSSGRGHASPSPGLPSGRSTSIRRKLQTSGKLRPVPV
- the KIFC2 gene encoding kinesin-like protein KIFC3 isoform X4 produces the protein MPTPGWAGEGRGGERSGSGRPAQVLLERGQQPALVRTTEEPPASPCEPAVPGQAARTMSLEKAGGRFCSGKRAGLPAQRPFPVIQKVVASMAHLQEEKLRLQEELLALQEKLAARESEEIAASVQLRGQVENLKANLREQAQEIGRLRSEMGGTDAEKHRDLLAAENERLRQEMKAREGELRELRRQQAACRDCTHLQESAGLQERLCQLQREAEEARAKLAELELEVQQKTNRLAEVELRLKDSLAERAQEEERLSRRLRDSQETIASLRAQPQQIKYVIKTVEVESAKAKQALCESQSRNQYLQEQVGMQRQVLKEMEQQLQSSQKTAAQLRAQIAMYETELERAHGQMLEEMQAMEDEKNRAIEEAFSRAQVEMKAVHENLAGVRTNLLTLQPALRTLTHDYNSLKRQVRDFPLLLQETLRSARAEIGQAIEEVNSTNRELLRKYRRELQLRKKCHNELVRLKGNIRVFGRVRPITKEDGEGPEAVSAVTFDADDDAVLHLLHKGKQVSFELDKVFPPQASQEEVFQEVQALVTSCIDGYNVCIFAYGQTGAGKTYTMEGTSANPGINQRALQLLFSEVRSKAADWDYAISVSVAEIYNEALRDLLGKEPQEKLEIKLCPDGSGQLYVPGLTEFSVQSVEDINKVFEFGHVNRVTECTNLNEHSSRSHALLIVTVRGLDRSTGLRTTGKLNLVDLAGSERVGRSGAEGSRLREAQYINRSLSALGDVIYALRSRQGHVPFRNSKLTYLLQDSLSGDSKTLMMVQVSPAEKNSSETLCSLKFAERVRSVELGPVSRKAELVSWPSQEQLEGDLPGSSGRGHASPSPGLPSGRSTSIRRKLQTSGKLRPVPV
- the KIFC2 gene encoding kinesin-like protein KIFC3 isoform X6, translated to MAHLQEEKLRLQEELLALQEKLAARESEEIAASVQLRGQVENLKANLREQAQEIGRLRSEMGGTDAEKHRDLLAAENERLRQEMKAREGELRELRRQQAACRDCTHLQESAGLQERLCQLQREAEEARAKLAELELEVQQKTNRLAEVELRLKDSLAERAQEEERLSRRLRDSQETIASLRAQPQQIKYVIKTVEVESAKAKQALCESQSRNQYLQEQVGMQRQVLKEMEQQLQSSQKTAAQLRAQIAMYETELERAHGQMLEEMQAMEDEKNRAIEEAFSRAQVEMKAVHENLAGVRTNLLTLQPALRTLTHDYNSLKRQVRDFPLLLQETLRSARAEIGQAIEEVNSTNRELLRKYRRELQLRKKCHNELVRLKGNIRVFGRVRPITKEDGEGPEAVSAVTFDADDDAVLHLLHKGKQVSFELDKVFPPQASQEEVFQEVQALVTSCIDGYNVCIFAYGQTGAGKTYTMEGTSANPGINQRALQLLFSEVRSKAADWDYAISVSVAEIYNEALRDLLGKEPQEKLEIKLCPDGSGQLYVPGLTEFSVQSVEDINKVFEFGHVNRVTECTNLNEHSSRSHALLIVTVRGLDRSTGLRTTGKLNLVDLAGSERVGRSGAEGSRLREAQYINRSLSALGDVIYALRSRQGHVPFRNSKLTYLLQDSLSGDSKTLMMVQVSPAEKNSSETLCSLKFAERVRSVELGPVSRKAELVSWPSQEQLEGDLPGSSGRGHASPSPGLPSGRSTSIRRKLQTSGKLRPVPV
- the KIFC2 gene encoding kinesin-like protein KIFC3 isoform X7; its protein translation is MAGPCLSPQPTAKESLSSLESGLQPELPEEVENLKANLREQAQEIGRLRSEMGGTDAEKHRDLLAAENERLRQEMKAREGELRELRRQQAACRDCTHLQESAGLQERLCQLQREAEEARAKLAELELEVQQKTNRLAEVELRLKDSLAERAQEEERLSRRLRDSQETIASLRAQPQQIKYVIKTVEVESAKAKQALCESQSRNQYLQEQVGMQRQVLKEMEQQLQSSQKTAAQLRAQIAMYETELERAHGQMLEEMQAMEDEKNRAIEEAFSRAQVEMKAVHENLAGVRTNLLTLQPALRTLTHDYNSLKRQVRDFPLLLQETLRSARAEIGQAIEEVNSTNRELLRKYRRELQLRKKCHNELVRLKGNIRVFGRVRPITKEDGEGPEAVSAVTFDADDDAVLHLLHKGKQVSFELDKVFPPQASQEEVFQEVQALVTSCIDGYNVCIFAYGQTGAGKTYTMEGTSANPGINQRALQLLFSEVRSKAADWDYAISVSVAEIYNEALRDLLGKEPQEKLEIKLCPDGSGQLYVPGLTEFSVQSVEDINKVFEFGHVNRVTECTNLNEHSSRSHALLIVTVRGLDRSTGLRTTGKLNLVDLAGSERVGRSGAEGSRLREAQYINRSLSALGDVIYALRSRQGHVPFRNSKLTYLLQDSLSGDSKTLMMVQVSPAEKNSSETLCSLKFAERVRSVELGPVSRKAELVSWPSQEQLEGDLPGSSGRGHASPSPGLPSGRSTSIRRKLQTSGKLRPVPV